The following DNA comes from Microbacterium terregens.
GCATCCCGCTGCTGTGGGGCGGGGTCATCACCGGGGCGGTGTCGATCGTCCTGCTTATGCTGCAGACGCGGCGCGGACCGCGCACGTTCGAGTTCGTGGTCATCGGGCTCGTCGCGATCATCGCGATCGGCTTCACTTTCGGCGTCTTCATCGCTCCGCCCGACGCGGCAGCGGTCGCCGGCGGGCTGGTCCCGCGCTTCGAAGACACCGGTTCGGTGCTGCTGGCGGCATCCATCCTCGGTGCGACGATCATGCCGCACCCCATCTACGCCCACAGTGCGCTCGCACGTGATCGCTTCGCCCCGATCGCCGCCGGGCAGCCCGAGGTGTTCCAGTCCACCACCGAGACCGCCACCGAGCGCAACGTCCGCGCGAACGGCGAACTCGAGGAGAAGCGCGGCATCTCGACGGCGCGCCTCCTTCGTGCCACCAAGTGGGACGTCAGCATCGCGATGCTGATCGCCGGAACGGTCAACCTCTGCATCCTGCTGCTGGCCGCTGCCAACCTCTCCGGCGTCGCCGGCACCGACACGCTCGAGGGCGCGTACGCGGCGCTGCGCGACGGCATCGGCCCGCTGGTCGCGACCCTGTTCGCCGTCGGACTCCTCGCCAGCGGCCTGGCCTCAACGAGCGTCGGCGCGTACGCCGGCGCCGAGATCATGCACGGACTCCTGCACGTCCGCATCCCGCTTCTCGCACGGCGACTGGTCACGCTGATCCCCGCGCTCGCGATCCTGGCTCTCGGCGCCGACCCCACGCTCGCCCTCGTGCTCAGCCAGGTCGTGCTGTCCTTCGGCATCCCGTTCGCGCTGATCCCGCTGGTCGTCCTGACCGCCCAGCGCCGCACGCTCGGCCGGTTCCGCAACCGCGGCGTGACAACCGCGACGGGGGTCGCGGCATCCGTGTTCCTCATCACTCTGAACGGCGTGCTCCTCTGGCTGGTGCTCAGCGGTGCGTGAGAACCGACCGATGCGCTCGGCAACGGTCCTGACCACGTGCGACGTGAGCGCCGCCGGGTAGCCTGGGCGCGTGCCTTCCCCCGCCGTCGACGACTATCTGAAGACGATCTACCACCACACCGAGTGGCAGGACGATCGGATCACGCCGTCGCAGCTGGCCGCCGAACCGGGCCTGGCCCCGTCGAGCGTCACGGAGATGGTTCAGAAGCTCGCCGCACAAGGGCTCGTGACGCACCGGCCGTACGGCCCGATCTCACTCAGCCCGGAGGGAACCCGCCGCGCAGCGTCGATCATCCGCCGCCACCGGCTCGTCGAGACGTGGCTGGTCCGCGACTTCGGCTACACGTGGGACGAAGTCCACGACGAGGCCGAGGTCCTCGAGCACGCCCTCAGCGACCGACTGCTCGAGGGCATCGACGAGCGACTCGGCCGCCCGCGGTTCGACCCGCACGGCGATGCGATTCCGGATGCCGCGGGCACGGTGCACCGCGAACCCTTCGTCCTGCTCGCCGACGCCGTGCCGGGTCACTCCGGCCGCGTGCTGCGGGTCAGCGACCGTGACCCCCACCTGCTGCGGGCCGTCGAGGCGGCGGGCGTGGCCGTCGGAGCCGAGGTGGCGGTGACGGATGCTGCGACCCTCCGGATCGACGGAGCCGACGTCGCGCTGCCGGACGCCGCGGCGGGCGCGATCTGGCTCAGCGCGTAACGCGCAGCGGTCGGCGCGGCAGGGACCTCAGCGCGCAACGCGCATCGGCGGCCGCGGCAGGACGTGTAACGCGCGGCAGGGACGCCGGCGCCGGCTCGGTCGCGGATCAGCGGCCCAGCACGCGCACGCCGGCGGCCTTCGCGAAGGGCCAGCGGACGGCCGTCGCGTCTTCGCAAAAGGTCCACATGCGCGCGGCGATCTCGGTGTCGCGGCTGATCTTGGATGCCGTCGCGCGATGCGGCGCGCCGCGCGTGACGAATCGCGGTCCCCAGAACTCGCCACCCGCGATGGCGGGATCGACCAGCGCGCGCACCAGCGTCCACGCCCCGCGCTCCTTGGACTGCGTGATCGCGAACTGCAGGTTGTCGGCGAACCGCCCGAGTCTGGTGGGCTCGTTCACGCCCCGGATGCCGGGCGTCCGTCCGCTCGTGGAGTAGCCGGGGTGCGCGACGACGCTGGTCACCGGGACCCCCTCGTGGCGCAGCCGCCGGTCCGCTTCGAGTCCGAGGCCCGCTGTCGTCACCTTGGACTGCACGTAGGCGCGCCATCCCGTGTAGTCCTCCACCAGCTGCGGGTCGACCGGGTCGTACTTCCACAGCGACGTCGACATGCTGCCCAGCCACACCATCCGACCGGATGCCGCGGCCAGCGAGGTCAGCAGCTCTCCGGCTAGCGCGAAATGGCCCAGGACGTTCGTGGCGAAGACGAGCTCGTGCCCGTCTCCGGTGGTCTGGCGGGTCTTCGGCGGATGCACGACTCCGGCGTTCAGCAGGAGGCCGTCCAGCGCTCCGCGAGCGGCGACCGTCGCGGCGGCGGCGCGCACCGAGCCCAGGTTGCTGGTGTCCAGGAGGAGCGTCTGGACGCGGTCGCCGGTGTCCGGCAGCCGTCGCCGCAGCGCCGCGCGCGCCGCCATGAGCCGATTGGGACTGCGGCCGGTCATGAGCACGCCGGCACCCGCGCGGGCCAGCTGCTCGCTCGCGAAGTACCCGAGCCCTCTGTTCGAGCCGGTCACGAGGTAGGTGCGACCGGTCAGGTCGGGGAGCATCACGGGGTCCCACGCCTGTTCTCGCGCCACGACATCGAGCCTACGGCTGTTGCCCACTCCTCGCCGCCCCGAGTGGGCTGCGAGGCGAGCGGCGGTCGGGCGAGCGCGTCACACCGGCCGGATAGGCTGTGCGCATGCGGAGCCGCGCCGACATCGAATGCTGGCTGACAGACATGGACGGCGTCCTCGTCCACGAGAACACACCCGTCCCCGGCGCCTCCGAACTGCTGCAGCAGTGGCGCGACCAGGGCACGCCGTTCCTCGTGCTCACCAACAACTCGATCTTCACCCCGCGCGATCTGAGCGCGCGGCTGCGGGCGTCCGGGCTGGTCGTGCCAGAGGAGTCCATCTGGACCTCGGCGCTGGCGACCGCCGACTTCCTGAAGGGCCAGGCACCCGGGGCCAGCGCCTTCGTGATCGGCGAGGCGGGGCTGACCACCGCCCTGCACGAAGCGGGCTACATCATGACCGAGACCTACCCCGACTACGTGGTCGTCGGCGAGACCCGCAACTACTCCTTCGAGGCCATCACGAAGGCGATCCGCTTCATCGCCGACGGCGCGCGCTTCATCGCCACCAACCCGGACGCCACCGGACCGTCCGTCGACGGCATCCTGCCCGCGACGGGCGCGATCAGCGCCCTCATCACCAAGACCACCGGCAAGGAGCCGTACGTCGTCGGCAAGCCGAACCCGATGATGTTCCGCTCGGCGCTGAACCGGATCGGCGCGCACTCCGAGAACACCGGGATGATCGGAGACCGGATGGACACCGACATCGTCGCGGGCATCGAGGCCGGGCTGCACACCGTGCTGGTGCTCACGGGCATCAGCGACGCGGCCGAGATCGAGCGGTATCCGTTCCGCCCCGACGAGGTGCTCGATTCGGTCGCCGACCTGCTGGCGGCCGAGCCGATGGAGACCGACCTGCCCGAATCGGACGTGCTGTGAAGGTACGGGCATGAGGGGAGGCGGGCACTGATGGGGGCTCTCGACGACGGCGAGCGTGTTCATGCACCGGATGCCGCGACCTGGCGCGCCTGGCTCGAGGAGAACCACGCGACCTCCAAGGGCGCGTGGCTCGTGCGCGCGCGCCCGGGCTCGGACGTTCAGGCCGTGGCGTACGAGGACTCGATCCTGCATGCCCTCTGCTTCGGCTGGATCGACGGGCCGGTACGCAGCTTCGACGAGCGGATCGGTGGACTCTGGTTCGCGCCGCGCCGCCCCTCGAGCGGGTGGGCGGCGACGAACAAGGCACGCGTCATCCTGCTCGAGGAGCAGGGACTCATGGCCGAGCCCGGCCGCCGCGCGATCGAGGTCGCGAAGGCCAACGGCGCATGGACCGTGTTCGACAACGCCGAGGCCATGCGTGAGCCCGACGACTTCGCCGCCGCGCTCGATGCCTCACCCGCGGCGCGCGCGGAGTGGGACGCATTCCCTCCGTCCGCCCGGAAGATGGGGATCGGCCAGGTGGACGCGGCGCGACGTCCCGAGACGCGCGCGAGCCGCATCGCGAAGATCGTGGCGGATGCCGCGAACGGAAAGAGGCCGTCATGAGCCGCTCCGCGCACAGGAGGCCGGTATGAGCGACTTCGAGCAGACGCTGCTGTTCGCGGCGACCGCGATCGTCCTGGTCGGGACGCTCATCGTGTTCGTCTGGCAGTACCTGCGCAACAACCGCAAGGACTGAGGAGGGTCTCGGCCGCGACGGGTCTCGATACGCTCGCTGGCGCTCGCTACTCGACCTTGACCCGAGCCGCATCAACGCGGGCCTGGCCCGCATTGATCCGGCTCGCGTCAATACTGCGGGGTCAGGCCCAGGTCGTCGAGGTCGATCGCGGCGAGCCACGTCAGGCCCTCGGCCTCGATGGCCGCCTGCGCGCCGGTCCTGCGGTCGACGATGACGGCGACCGCCACCGGCTCGGCGCCCTCGCGACGCAGGGCTTCGACGGCCTTCAGCGCCGACTGGCCCGTGGTGGAGGTGTCTTCGAGCACGACGACCCGCTTGCCCGCGACGTCCGCACCCTCGACCTGGCGGCCGCGGCCATGGTCCTTGGGCTCCTTGCGCACCACGAACGCATCCAACGGGACGTCGGTGCGTGCCGACTCGTGCATCACCGCGTTCGCGATCGGGTCGGCGCCGAGGGTCAGGCCGCCGACGGCCACGACGCCGTCGATGTCGCGGACGAGGTCCAGCATGATGCGGCCGATCGCCGGCGCGGCACGGTGGTCCAGCGTGAGCTTGCGCATATCGACGTAGTACGTGGCCTTCTTGCCGCTGGACAGCGTGAAGTCCCCGTGGAACACGGCCTCGTCCTGAATCAGCGCGATGAGCGCCTGACGGTCGGCTTCGATTTCGGGCGTGCTGGCGGCGGTCATGACTCCGAGTTTACGGACGCGGACGAGGCGCCCGACCATCGCGTCGATGCGCGCTCCGCGACCGGCACGCCGGGGCGTCGCCGGCTCGCCGTAGTCTTGTCCGCATGCGGCTTGCCACGTGGAACGTCAACTCCGTCCGTGCTCGGGTGGACCGGATCATCGACTTCGCGGTGCGCGAATCGATCGATGTGCTGGCGATGCAGGAGATCAAGTGCAAGGCCGAGCAGTTCCCCTTCGAGATGTTCGAAGACGCCGGCTACCACGTCGAAGCGCACGGGTTCTCGCAGTGGAACGGTGTCGCGATCGCGAGCCGGGAGCAGCTCACCGACGTGGAACATGCCTTTCCCGGCATGCCCGGTTTCGAGAAGGACCATGCGGGGCCGGACGCTCCGCAGGAAGCGCGGGCGATCGGTGCCACCGTGGGCGGCGTGCGGGTGTGGAGCCTCTACGTTCCCAACGGTCGGTCACTCGGCGACCCGCACTATTTCTACAAGCTGGAGTGGCTGAGCGCCCTGCAGCAGTACACGTCCGAGACGCTGGCGACCACGCCGGACCTTGCGCTCGCGCTGACCGGCGACTTCAACATCGCGCCGACGGATGCCGACAACGGCGACCCCGCGGTGGTCCAGGGCTTCGCGACGCACATCTCACCGCCCGAGCGCGAGGCATTCGCCGCTCTCGAGTCGGCCGGCCTGACCGACGTCGTCCGTCCGCTCGTGCCGACCGGATTCACCTACTGGGACTACAAGCAGCTGCGCTTCCCTCGCAACGAGGGGATGCGCATCGATTTCATCCTGGGCTCCCACGCGCTCGCGACCGCTGTCACCGGCGCCGCGATCCACCGCAACGAGCGCAAGGGCAAGGCGCCGAGCGATCACGTCCCCGTGGTCGTCGACCTCGACTTGGCCTCCCCCGAGGACGACGACGATCGCCCGATGATCTTCGGCTGAGCGACCGCGAAACTGTCACTATCGCCGCAGTTGCGGCATCCGCTACTGTGTGGCGAACCCGAAGCACACCGATGCGACTGTGAACCGACGCGACTGTCGACGACCCGAAGCTCGACAGGAAGGCGCCGCCATGGCTGGAACCCGCCCGGGAGGGGTCACCCTCGTCGCTGTTCTGGCCTGGATCTCCGGTGCCGTCAACATCGTCGCCGGAATCCTGCTGCTGATCGCCGCCCTCATGGCGCCGGACGCGCTCTGGTTGGGGCTGATCCAGCTCGCGCTCGGCATCATCACGATCGTGGTGAGCATCGGGCTGCTTCGCGGAAGCAATGGCGCGCGGATCGTCGTGACGGTCGTGTTCGTGCTGAACCTGATCTCGGCGGTGTTCGTGATCTTCTCCCAGCAGGCGCAGGTCTGGTCCGGGATCGTCTCCGGCGTCGTGGTGCTGATCGGTCTGGTGCTGCTCTG
Coding sequences within:
- a CDS encoding metal-dependent transcriptional regulator, with translation MPSPAVDDYLKTIYHHTEWQDDRITPSQLAAEPGLAPSSVTEMVQKLAAQGLVTHRPYGPISLSPEGTRRAASIIRRHRLVETWLVRDFGYTWDEVHDEAEVLEHALSDRLLEGIDERLGRPRFDPHGDAIPDAAGTVHREPFVLLADAVPGHSGRVLRVSDRDPHLLRAVEAAGVAVGAEVAVTDAATLRIDGADVALPDAAAGAIWLSA
- a CDS encoding exodeoxyribonuclease III; translated protein: MRLATWNVNSVRARVDRIIDFAVRESIDVLAMQEIKCKAEQFPFEMFEDAGYHVEAHGFSQWNGVAIASREQLTDVEHAFPGMPGFEKDHAGPDAPQEARAIGATVGGVRVWSLYVPNGRSLGDPHYFYKLEWLSALQQYTSETLATTPDLALALTGDFNIAPTDADNGDPAVVQGFATHISPPEREAFAALESAGLTDVVRPLVPTGFTYWDYKQLRFPRNEGMRIDFILGSHALATAVTGAAIHRNERKGKAPSDHVPVVVDLDLASPEDDDDRPMIFG
- a CDS encoding HAD-IIA family hydrolase; amino-acid sequence: MRSRADIECWLTDMDGVLVHENTPVPGASELLQQWRDQGTPFLVLTNNSIFTPRDLSARLRASGLVVPEESIWTSALATADFLKGQAPGASAFVIGEAGLTTALHEAGYIMTETYPDYVVVGETRNYSFEAITKAIRFIADGARFIATNPDATGPSVDGILPATGAISALITKTTGKEPYVVGKPNPMMFRSALNRIGAHSENTGMIGDRMDTDIVAGIEAGLHTVLVLTGISDAAEIERYPFRPDEVLDSVADLLAAEPMETDLPESDVL
- a CDS encoding SDR family NAD(P)-dependent oxidoreductase; amino-acid sequence: MLPDLTGRTYLVTGSNRGLGYFASEQLARAGAGVLMTGRSPNRLMAARAALRRRLPDTGDRVQTLLLDTSNLGSVRAAAATVAARGALDGLLLNAGVVHPPKTRQTTGDGHELVFATNVLGHFALAGELLTSLAAASGRMVWLGSMSTSLWKYDPVDPQLVEDYTGWRAYVQSKVTTAGLGLEADRRLRHEGVPVTSVVAHPGYSTSGRTPGIRGVNEPTRLGRFADNLQFAITQSKERGAWTLVRALVDPAIAGGEFWGPRFVTRGAPHRATASKISRDTEIAARMWTFCEDATAVRWPFAKAAGVRVLGR
- a CDS encoding YdeI/OmpD-associated family protein: MGALDDGERVHAPDAATWRAWLEENHATSKGAWLVRARPGSDVQAVAYEDSILHALCFGWIDGPVRSFDERIGGLWFAPRRPSSGWAATNKARVILLEEQGLMAEPGRRAIEVAKANGAWTVFDNAEAMREPDDFAAALDASPAARAEWDAFPPSARKMGIGQVDAARRPETRASRIAKIVADAANGKRPS
- a CDS encoding Nramp family divalent metal transporter, translating into MPKTASDIDVRPPTGRAPRSTARLAWLIGPALVAGVAYLDPGNVASNMTAGARYGYLLVWVVVLGNVMAWLIQYLSAKLGIVTGRSLPETLGGRIRNPWARRAYWLQAELVAMATDIAEVIGGAVALNLLFGIPLLWGGVITGAVSIVLLMLQTRRGPRTFEFVVIGLVAIIAIGFTFGVFIAPPDAAAVAGGLVPRFEDTGSVLLAASILGATIMPHPIYAHSALARDRFAPIAAGQPEVFQSTTETATERNVRANGELEEKRGISTARLLRATKWDVSIAMLIAGTVNLCILLLAAANLSGVAGTDTLEGAYAALRDGIGPLVATLFAVGLLASGLASTSVGAYAGAEIMHGLLHVRIPLLARRLVTLIPALAILALGADPTLALVLSQVVLSFGIPFALIPLVVLTAQRRTLGRFRNRGVTTATGVAASVFLITLNGVLLWLVLSGA
- the pyrE gene encoding orotate phosphoribosyltransferase; amino-acid sequence: MTAASTPEIEADRQALIALIQDEAVFHGDFTLSSGKKATYYVDMRKLTLDHRAAPAIGRIMLDLVRDIDGVVAVGGLTLGADPIANAVMHESARTDVPLDAFVVRKEPKDHGRGRQVEGADVAGKRVVVLEDTSTTGQSALKAVEALRREGAEPVAVAVIVDRRTGAQAAIEAEGLTWLAAIDLDDLGLTPQY